Genomic segment of Pseudomonas sp. DY-1:
ATGAGATCCGCACCCGCTTCGAGGTGCTCAAGCGTGACGCCTGGGTGCGCTACTGGCAGGCGATCGCCCAAGGCGCCGAGGAGGCCGGGCAAGTACGGCTACGCGATGACGAACTGGTCGCGCTGGACGATGACTTCGCCTTCATCGCCCGCTGCAACCTGGGCGGCGAAGCCATGGCGGATGCGGACCAGGCACGCTTGAAGAACATCGCCGCACGCACCTGGACGCGCACTCTGGACAATCGTCTGGGCGTGTCCTGGGAGGAGGCCCAGCGCCTGGCCCGAACCCCGCCGCAGCCGCTGCCGGTGGAAGAGAATCTCCTGGCCGACCGCCCCGACCACGTGATCGAGCGCCCTGCCAGTGAGCTGCTTCCCCCTGACAATCCCTGGGGTTTCAAGCTGCAGGTGCCTGCACACAAATTCAATCGTGGCGAGCTGCACAACCTTTCCGTTGGACGTGGCACGCTGACCGAGGAGGAGCGCTACATCATCAATCACCACATCGTGCAAACCATCCTGATGCTCAATCACCTGCCCTTCCCTGCCCATCTCGCGAACGTCGCGGAGATCGCTGGCGGGCACCACGAGAAGATGGATGGGACTGGCTATCCGAAACGCCTGACCCGCGAAGAGATGAGCCTGCCGGCACGTATGATGGCGATCGCCGATATCTTCGAGGCGCTGACGGCCGTAGACCGCCCCTACAAGAAGGGCAAGACTCTCTCCGAAGCGCTGGGCATCATGATCGGCATGTGCCGCAATGCCCACATCGACCCCGACCTGTTCGGCCTGTTCATCCGCTCCGGGGTCTACATGGACTATGCGCAGCGCTTCCTGAAGCCGGAACAGATCGACCAAGTGGACGAGACGGACGTGTTGACGAAAGCAGGGCTGGCTTGATCGGGCGGCACACGCCGCGAGTTCATTCGACAAGGCAGCGAAGCTGCCCCCAGATGAAGCCCCTGCAGATCGGTGGTCTGCCTGGTGATTGAAATCGCCCGTGCAGCAATTCGCAGAAAACAAAAAAAGGGCGCCACCAGGCGCCCTTTTTCCATCCTTCAACCCAATCAGGCGTTGACGGGATTTTCCGGGTACCACACGTCGATCAGCGGGCTGACAGTGGAGCCGGCCAGCTCAGCGTGGCCCTTCTTCAGCCAGGCTTCGACCAGGTCACGCTGCTCGGCGGTTACCGAACCACGCTTGCCAAGGCAAACGAAACCGTAGTCTTCGGAACCGATGAAGCCCAGACCATTGCCCTCGACCGCTTCGTCGATGAAACGCTCGAAGAATGCCGAAACCGCTTCCAGATCCAGGCCCTCCTTGTAGTTGAAGGTGAGTTCGAAACCCAGTTCCTGGAATTCATCGACGCAAAGCTTCTTGCGCAGGCGGCGGGAGCGATTGGTGGCCATAAGGCAGATCCTCGGCATAAATGACGGGCGGCACTCTAGCAGCTTCCGTCGCAACTTGCCCGCCCGCTGCGCGTATGTGATTGCACTGGCTGACGAAATGAGTAGCGAACTCGCACAGTCGGGACAGGGTTACGGCATAATGCGCCGATTTCCCGCCCCCTCATGGGAACAGTTGCCATGTCATCCATTTTTGTTACCCGCCCTCGCCAGGAGGGCAATCTTTAATGTTCAAATCCATTCGTACCCTTGCATTTGCTGCCCTGATCCTGCCCTGTGCGCTACCTGCCTCCGCCGCACAGGTGAACACCAGCCTGCCTGCCAAGGTGCAGAAGGCGCTGACCGCCAACAAGATCTCCTCCAACTCGCTGTCCCTGGTGACCCTGCCGCTTACCGGCCCGGGCGCGCAGACTCTGGTCAACGCCGATGTGTCGGTGAATCCGGCCTCCACCATGAAGCTGATTACCACCTATGCCGCCCTGGAGCTGCTCGGCCCCACCTATCAGTGGAAGACCGAATTCTTCACCGACGGAACGCTGAAGGATGGCGTGCTGAACGGCAACCTCTACCTCAAGGGTGGCGGCGATCCCAAGCTGAACATGGAAAAGCTCTGGCTGATGATGCGCGACTTGCGCGCCAACGGCGTGCGCCAGGTCACCGGCGACCTGGTGCTGGATCGCGGCTACTTCATCCACCCGCAGCTACCCGCCTTCAATGATGATGGCGGTGACGACAACAAGCCCTTCCTGGTCGGCCCCGACTCGCTGCTGGTCAACCTCAAGGCGGTGCGCCTGATCGCCCGCGCCGAGGGCGGCAAGGTCAACCTGGCCATGGAGCCTCCGATCGAGAGCATCCGCATCGAGAACAAACTGCAGGTGACCAAGGCCGCCAAGTGCCCCTCCTGGCCCGATGTGCGTTACAACCCGGTGACCCAGTTCGATGGCACCACCCTGATCGCCAGCGGCAAGCTGCCGGAAGGCTGCAGCGCGCAGACGTACATGTCCCTGCTCGACCATCCGGGCTACGCGGCAGGCGCCGTACGTGCGTTCTGGAAGGAGCTGGGCGGCAGCATCAACGGCAAGGATCGCCAAGGCGACGTTCCCAAGGACGCCAAGCTGCTGGCACGCTCCTTCTCTCCGGACCTCGTTGAGATCATTCGTGACATCAACAAGTACAGCAACAACACCATGGCCCAGCAGCTGTTCCTCAGCATCGGCGCGCGCTATCGCACCGACGCCGATGGCGACGATGCCAAGGCCGCGCAGCGGGTGGTCCGCAACTGGCTGGCGAAAAAGGGCATCACCGCCCCCCACCTGGTAATGGAGAACGGCTCCGGCCTGTCCCGCCATGAGCGGGTCAGTGCGCGCGAAATGGCCACTATCCTCCAGGCCGCCTGGCAGAGCCCCTATGCCGCCGAGTTCATCTCGTCGCTGCCGCTGGTAGCGATGGACGGCACCATGCGCAAGCGCCTGCGCCGCACGGCCCTGGAAGGTGAAGCTCATATCAAGACGGGCACGCTGAACACCGTGCGTGCAATCGCCGGCTTCAGCCGAGACAGCAACGGCCATACCTGGGCAGTGGTCGCCATCCTCAACGATGCGCGCCCGTGGGGCGCCTCGGCGATCCTCGATCAGGTGCTGGTGGACCTCTATCGCCAGCCCAAGAGCGTCGCTGGCGCCAACTGAACTCCGAATGGCCGCCCACTCGGGCGGCCAACTCGTCAGTCGGCTATCTGGATCCGATTGCGCCCTGCCTCCTTGGCCGCGTACACCGCAGCATCAACCCGCCGCAGCAAGTCATCCGCAGTCTCCCCTTCACGCCAGCCGGCGCACCCGAAACTGGCCGTTACCGGCCCCACGCCCGCTACGTTCTCCCGTGACAGCGCCTGCCACAGTGCCTGGGCCACCTGGAAGGCCTGGTCGACATTCGTATCCGGGCAGAGCACGACGAACTCCTCGCCACCCAGCCGGCAGAGCACGTCGATGCGTCGCAGACGCTCGCCAACCCGCATGCACAGGGTCTTGAGTACCCGGTCACCGGCCTCGTGCCCATGGCAATCGTTGATCTGCTTGAAGTGGTCGACATCGAGCATCACAAGCGCCAGCGGACCTTCGCGGCGTTCGGCCCTGGCGATTTCCAGGTCCAGCCGCTCCTGGAAGTAACGCCGGTTATAGACACCCGTCAGGGCGTCGGTGACCGAGAGCGCGCGCAACTCCTGCTCCACCAGCTTGAGGCCAGTGATGTCGGTGATGTAGCCGTGCCACAGGAAAACACCATCCTCGCCACGCTCGGGTACCGATTCCCCCCGCAGCCAACGCAGGCCCTTGCGCGGCAACAACACCCGGAAGTCTTCGCGCCATGGTGCGAGGGCTGCCGCTGAACGCCGGATCGAACCCTGGACCCGTTCAAGGTCATCAGGATGAATGCGCTCCAACAGCCACATCGCATCGTCCCGTACCCTTTCCGATTCGACTTCGAAGACTTCGAGGATTCCAGCGCTGGTGTAGGGAAAGCTGAAATGCTCGCCCGGCTCCATGCGGAACTGATAGAGCACACCGGGTACGCGTGCGCTGAGTTTCTCCAGCAGACGATCGCGCGCCTCCAGCGCCTGCTGTACATGCTTGCGTTCGGTCACATCGATTGCCACGCCGAGGTAGCCCACCAGCACATCGCGTTCGTCACGTACGCCGGTCAGGATCAGGCTACAAGTCAGCCGGCTGCCATCGCGGCGCTGGAATGTCCACTCGTGCTCGTCGTAGCGGTCGCCAGCAGTCACCTCTTCCACATAGGCCTGGTAGTCGGGAACCGGCTTGCCGAGTTGTCGTCCCAGCTCGCGGCAGCGCGCTTCCACTTCGCTTTCGACATGCAGCACCACCGGATGCCGGCCAATCATCTCCAGCGCGCGATAACCGAACATGCGCTCGGCGCCGACGTTGAACTGGAGGATGGAACCGCGCATGTCGGTACTGATGATGGCCACCTGCGTCGCGGCATTGAGCAGGCTGCGCAACTGCCCGTGAGCCATGGCCAGCTGGAGTTCCACCGCCTTGCTGGAACTGATGTCGGTCTGGGTGCCGATCATCCGCAGGGGCATGCCGGCGGCGTCCCGATCGACCACCTTGCCCCGATCCAGTATCCAGAGCCAGCGACCGTCCTTGTGCAGCATGCGATGTTGGCTCTGGTAGACGGTGCTGGCACCTCGCAGGTGCCGTTCCAGCTCTGCCCGCGCCTGAGGCTGGTCCTGGGGGTGGATCAGGCGAGCTCGCGCCTCCAGGCTGTCGCCTACATCCTCCTCGGCATAACCGAGCATGCTCTTCCAGCCGCGAGAGAGAAATATTCGCCCACTCTGCGGCTCCCAATCCCAGACTCCGTGCCCGGCGCCATCCAGGGCGAAGCTCCAGCGTTCTTCGCTTAGCTGCAGCTCGATCTCCCGGTCGCGTAGCTCCATCGTGCGCTGTGCCACAAGGGCCAGGGCGTTCTGCCGCTGGTTGACCATCAGCAGGAGATAGCCCGCCAGCAGCAGGGTGAACGCCAGGCCGCTGATCGCTACCAGCTTGGCGGTAGAGAGCGGCGGCCCGGCCAGGAAGGCAGCACTCGGCACCACTTCCAACAGATACCGGCGGTCGCCAAACGGCACCACGCGGCGCAGGTACAAGTCGCTCTCGGGCACCTCGGCGCTCTGGTAGATCAGCTGTTCACGGCCATCCTCACTAACGTCGCTCACCCGCATCGCCAGGTTCGCCAGGTTGTCCGGCGCGATAGCCGCTTCCATCTCCAGGTTGAGGCTGACCACCGATGCCACGAAGCCGCGCAGGCCGGAGTCCTTCGGCAGATTGCCGTCATACACCGGCGCCAGCATGACCACGCCGCTGGCTTCGCGCTCCACGACACCCATCACCCGCAACCGCTCAGTGACGGTCACGCTGTGCGTCTTACGCGCCTTGGCGATGGCGGCTCGTCGCTGTGGACTGGAATTCAGGTCCATCCCCAGCGGCACCTGGTCGATGCGCGACGTCACGCTGTAATATACCGGGAAGTATTCGTCGCGTGTCGGGCTGGGTACGAGGCCGTCGCCCTTCAGGTCACGTATGGCGAAACCGGTCATACCTTCCGCCCGCCCCTTGGATTCGAAGCTCTCGCGCTCGCCCCCGACAATTCGAGGTACCCAGGAGTAGGCAAGCGTGTCGCCCAACAGCGGACCGACGAAGCCCTGGAATTCGCTGAGGGTGACTTCATCGGAATTGCCGAAGAAACGCTGGACAGCATCCAACTCCTTGAGTTGACCGTCCAGACGCTCTTGAATGCGGCTGATTCGCTCGGTGGCAGCGAGGCTGAAGCGCTCTCGCAGCTGTTCCTCTTCGGCGCTGCGCACTGCCTGACTGAGCAGGAGGGTGAGCGCAGCACCGCCGAATACGGCCAGCAGGCAAACCAGCCACACCAGGGGGCGGCCGGACAGCAAAGCCGACAGGTTCAGTTTTTCCGTCGCAAGCGACTGCATGCTCACTTCTCGAATCTGGGTGTGGAAATACCGTCCCTGTGAGGATGAACATAGCTAGGTAGTGGCACTTTGCCTAGGCGCAAGCGGGGGCAGGCCGACCGCCCACGACAAACGCCGGACAGCCGGAGCTGGCTGGAAGCAACGACGGAGAGCGTTTCGGAGGACTGCCAGGAGGGCGTTGTAGTGGGAGCGGCACGGCGGTAAAGAAATTTCCCGTTGCACCCGAGCCAGGTCCAACGGGATTTACCGGGCCGTCATGCACCATGCCGGATCGGTATAGGCCCCCTTGACCCGACAGGTACTGCCGCGCCGCGAGGGCCACTCAAGGTGAAAGTCCGATCCCGGAACTCAGTCCCTGGCGACCCGAGCTGAATCAACGGGTGGTCAGGCGCCAGGCGCGGTGGATCTTT
This window contains:
- a CDS encoding YggL family protein translates to MATNRSRRLRKKLCVDEFQELGFELTFNYKEGLDLEAVSAFFERFIDEAVEGNGLGFIGSEDYGFVCLGKRGSVTAEQRDLVEAWLKKGHAELAGSTVSPLIDVWYPENPVNA
- the dacB gene encoding D-alanyl-D-alanine carboxypeptidase/D-alanyl-D-alanine-endopeptidase; amino-acid sequence: MFKSIRTLAFAALILPCALPASAAQVNTSLPAKVQKALTANKISSNSLSLVTLPLTGPGAQTLVNADVSVNPASTMKLITTYAALELLGPTYQWKTEFFTDGTLKDGVLNGNLYLKGGGDPKLNMEKLWLMMRDLRANGVRQVTGDLVLDRGYFIHPQLPAFNDDGGDDNKPFLVGPDSLLVNLKAVRLIARAEGGKVNLAMEPPIESIRIENKLQVTKAAKCPSWPDVRYNPVTQFDGTTLIASGKLPEGCSAQTYMSLLDHPGYAAGAVRAFWKELGGSINGKDRQGDVPKDAKLLARSFSPDLVEIIRDINKYSNNTMAQQLFLSIGARYRTDADGDDAKAAQRVVRNWLAKKGITAPHLVMENGSGLSRHERVSAREMATILQAAWQSPYAAEFISSLPLVAMDGTMRKRLRRTALEGEAHIKTGTLNTVRAIAGFSRDSNGHTWAVVAILNDARPWGASAILDQVLVDLYRQPKSVAGAN
- a CDS encoding diguanylate cyclase, producing MQSLATEKLNLSALLSGRPLVWLVCLLAVFGGAALTLLLSQAVRSAEEEQLRERFSLAATERISRIQERLDGQLKELDAVQRFFGNSDEVTLSEFQGFVGPLLGDTLAYSWVPRIVGGERESFESKGRAEGMTGFAIRDLKGDGLVPSPTRDEYFPVYYSVTSRIDQVPLGMDLNSSPQRRAAIAKARKTHSVTVTERLRVMGVVEREASGVVMLAPVYDGNLPKDSGLRGFVASVVSLNLEMEAAIAPDNLANLAMRVSDVSEDGREQLIYQSAEVPESDLYLRRVVPFGDRRYLLEVVPSAAFLAGPPLSTAKLVAISGLAFTLLLAGYLLLMVNQRQNALALVAQRTMELRDREIELQLSEERWSFALDGAGHGVWDWEPQSGRIFLSRGWKSMLGYAEEDVGDSLEARARLIHPQDQPQARAELERHLRGASTVYQSQHRMLHKDGRWLWILDRGKVVDRDAAGMPLRMIGTQTDISSSKAVELQLAMAHGQLRSLLNAATQVAIISTDMRGSILQFNVGAERMFGYRALEMIGRHPVVLHVESEVEARCRELGRQLGKPVPDYQAYVEEVTAGDRYDEHEWTFQRRDGSRLTCSLILTGVRDERDVLVGYLGVAIDVTERKHVQQALEARDRLLEKLSARVPGVLYQFRMEPGEHFSFPYTSAGILEVFEVESERVRDDAMWLLERIHPDDLERVQGSIRRSAAALAPWREDFRVLLPRKGLRWLRGESVPERGEDGVFLWHGYITDITGLKLVEQELRALSVTDALTGVYNRRYFQERLDLEIARAERREGPLALVMLDVDHFKQINDCHGHEAGDRVLKTLCMRVGERLRRIDVLCRLGGEEFVVLCPDTNVDQAFQVAQALWQALSRENVAGVGPVTASFGCAGWREGETADDLLRRVDAAVYAAKEAGRNRIQIAD